A single region of the Malus sylvestris chromosome 8, drMalSylv7.2, whole genome shotgun sequence genome encodes:
- the LOC126631526 gene encoding uncharacterized protein LOC126631526, whose protein sequence is MAGEIGGNGGGSCGGDSDAPSSPRNRVKFLCSHGGRILPRPADSHLKYVGGETRVVALSRSITFAELMKKVSTLSDGEMVLKYQLVTEDLDALVSVKSDEDLKHMLDEYDRQESEGSPKLRTFLFPSKPVVIESPTPSSEHQMLEQRYIDAVNGIIRSPPKMQPQQLQQQQQNAPTAPMIIASSPMGSLSISSACSSPTSVSPEQHALVGDITMGGHRFLLTPPMHKVHSSPSICSAYQGHAQGRHHHPNYHQNHHHHAYQSSLGARAHHLGIRTPPPSSPVRSESGSARGSLMGPAVSTGHAQNSIPYNYATGSKNNSPRSSLRLSGGGCGGG, encoded by the exons ATGGCGGGTGAAATTGGCGGTAATGGTGGCGGTAGTTGCGGTGGTGATAGTGACGCGCCGTCCTCCCCCAGAAACAGGGTCAAGTTCTTGTGCAGCCATGGTGGCAGAATCCTACCCAGGCCCGCCGACAGCCACCTCAAGTACGTCGGAGGGGAGACTCGCGTCGTCGCATTGTCTCGCAGCATTACGTTCGCAG AGTTGATGAAAAAGGTGAGTACATTGTCTGATGGGGAGATGGTGCTGAAATACCAGCTAGTCACGGAAGATCTCGACGCCTTGGTCTCCGTCAAAAGCGACGAGGATCTAAAGCACATGCTCGACGAATATGATCGACAAGAGAGCGAAGGGAGCCCGAAGCTGCGAACATTCTTGTTCCCGTCCAAGCCAGTGGTGATCGAGAGTCCAACCCCGTCGTCGGAACACCAAATGCTGGAGCAGCGTTACATTGACGCCGTCAATGGAATCATTCGATCACCACCGAAAATGCAGCCCCAACAGCTGCAGCAACAGCAGCAGAATGCTCCGACTGCCCCGATGATCATCGCAAGTAGCCCCATGGGCAGCCTCAGCATATCTTCGGCGTGTTCATCGCCCACATCAGTATCCCCAGAACAGCACGCGCTTGTGGGTGACATAACCATGGGAGGTCACCGGTTCTTGCTTACGCCTCCAATGCATAAAGTGCACAGCTCGCCGAGTATTTGCAGTGCATATCAAGGCCATGCTCAAGGGCGTCACCATCACCCTAATTACCACcagaaccaccaccaccatgcgTACCAGTCTTCGCTTGGTGCAAGAGCACACCACCTAGGGATTAGGACACCACCTCCTTCGTCGCCAGTCAGGTCTGAGTCCGGGAGCGCACGGGGCTCGTTGATGGGCCCTGCTGTTTCTACTGGGCATGCCCAAAATTCGATTCCTTACAACTACGCTACTGGTAGCAAAAATAATAGTCCTAGATCATCACTAAGACTAAGTGGTGGCGGCTGCGGTGGTGGATGA
- the LOC126632611 gene encoding MACPF domain-containing protein At4g24290-like isoform X1: MALKAPATEAAEIAVASIGRGYDISIDLRLKYCKGESHTARLIEIDDDDGGREVVLPGGITIPNVPKSIKCDKGERTRFRSDVISFQQMSEQFNQEISLTGKIPSGLFNSMFEFSGCWQKDAANTKTLAFDGVSITLYSVALEKSQMVLRENVKKAVPSLWDPAALARFIETFGTHIVVGVKMGGKDVIYVKQQHSSTLQPADIQKKLKDMADKRFLDANGQSGMPSEQGYKNGKVRNMSMFEIREQRLQFADTSPSSTYSHKEDIVSICKRRGGSDTRNVSHNEWLQTVQLEPDVITMSFIPITTLLNGVPGSGFLSHAINLYLRYKPPIEELHQFLEFQLPRQWAPVFSDLPLGPQRKQQSNVSLQFSLMGPKLYVNTSLVDVGKRPVTGLRLYLEGKRSNRLAIHLQHLSSLPKIFQLEDDPNGNFRRDPYDRKYYEKVQWKNFSHVCTAPVESDEDHSIVTGAQLQVENYGIKNILFLRLRFSTVFSAAIVKRPEWDGSPGLAHKSGLISTLISHHFTTVQKPPPRPADVNINSAVYPGGPPVPIQASKLRKFVDTTEMVRGPQETPGYWVVSGARLVVEKGRISLRVKYSLLTVILPDEEELEGQ; encoded by the exons ATGGCGCTTAAGGCTCCGGCTACGGAAGCTGCTGAAATTGCAGTTGCATCGATTGGGCGTGGATACGATATATCCATTGATTTACGGCTCAAGTACTGTAAAGGGGAGTCTCACACTGCTCGATTGATTGAAATCGATGACGACGATGGAGGTCGCGAGGTTGTTCTTCCGGGTGGGATTACCATCCCAAATGTTCCCAAATCGATTAAATGCGATAAAGGAGAGCGCACACGATTCAGGTCCGATGTTATCTCTTTCCAACAG ATGTCAGAGCAGTTCAACCAGGAAATATCTTTGACTGGAAAAATACCCTCGGGTCTCTTCAATTCTATGTTTGAATTCTCAGGTTGTTGGCAGAAAGATGCAGCCAACACTAAGACCCTTGCTTTTGATGGGGTGTCCATCACTCTCTATTCTGTTGCACTAGAAAAATCTCAGATGGTACTGCGCGAGAATGTTAAAAAAGCAGTCCCATCATTGTGGGACCCTGCTGCATTAGCAAG GTTTATAGAGACATTTGGAACGCATATTGTTGTTGGTGTGAAGATGGGAGGGAAAGATGTTATATATGTGAAGCAGCAGcattcttcaactcttcaaccgGCTGATATACAGAAAAAACTAAAGGATATGGCAGATAAAAGGTTTTTAGACGCCAATGGTCAGTCTGGTATGCCTTCGGAACAAGGTTACAAGAATGGCAAGGTTCGTAACATGTCTATG TTTGAAATCAGGGAGCAGCGGTTGCAGTTTGCAGATACTAGTCCATCAAGTACTTATTCACACAAGGAG GACATTGTAAGCATTTGCAAGAGGAGAGGTGGAAGTGATACGAGAAATGTATCACATAATGAATGGTTACAAACTGTTCAGTTGGAGCCTGATGTGATCACAATGTCATTTATACCAATTACCACTCTGTTGAATGGAGTCCCTGGGAGTGGATTCTTGAGCCATGCCATAAACCTTTATTTACGAT ATAAACCACCAATTGAAGAACTCCATCAGTTTTTGGAGTTTCAGCTGCCGAGGCAATGGGCACCAGTTTTTAGTGACCTTCCCCTTGGTCCACAGCGGAAGCAACAAAGCAATGTATCTCTACAGTTTAGTTTAATGGGGCCCAAACTTTACGTGAACACCAGTCTG GTTGATGTGGGAAAGAGGCCAGTGACTGGCCTGCGACTGTATCTAGAGGGCAAAAGAAGCAACCGTTTGGCcattcacttacaacacctcTCCTCTCTTCCAAAAATCTTCCAACTCGAAGATGATCCAAATGGAAACTTTCGTCGCGATCCCTATGATCGTAAATACTATGAGAAAGTCCAGTGGAAGAACTTCTCCCATGTCTGCACTGCCCCTGTGGAGTCCGATGAGGATCATTCAATAGTAACTGGAGCCCAGTTACAGGTTGAGAATTATGGAATAAAGAATATTCTCTTCTTGAGACTCCGCTTCTCTACTGTTTTCAGCGCAGCAATTGTAAAGCGTCCTGAGTGGGATGGATCACCAGGTTTGGCTCATAAGTCCGGACTCATATCAACACTAATCAGCCATCATTTTACAACAGTTCAGAAGCCACCTCCACGGCCAGCAGATGTGAACATAAACTCTGCCGTTTACCCTGGAGGTCCTCCGGTTCCTATCCAAGCCTCAAAGCTTCGGAAATTCGTTGACACAACAGAGATGGTAAGAGGGCCACAGGAGACTCCAGGTTATTGGGTTGTCTCTGGGGCAAGGCTAGTGGTTGAGAAGGGCAGGATATCACTCCGTGTGAAATATTCTTTATTGACTGTAATTTTACCTGACGAAGAAGAGTTGGAGGGACAGTAG
- the LOC126632616 gene encoding autophagy protein 5-like isoform X2 has translation MDMEAQRFVWDGAIPLQIHLHESDVATLPAPPPALILAPRIGYLPLLASLLKPYFSSALPPRLDTIWFEYKGLPLKWYIPTGVLFDLLCAEPERPWNLTVHFRGYPGNILIPCDDDDTVKWSFINSLKEAAYIINGNCKNVMNMSQPDQVELWRSVLNGNLEAYFRVSSKLKLGTVGEEWAAKNLCTPKSRPNMGETDVSGQVKAGRVPVRLHVWSVSEDFDDLEDAPQIDSWDKVSYINRPVEIPGGEGGRCFTLNDAIKSLLPEYFPDKSLINEESPTVAEEDEQKVSAEDARAEEEVEKSGEQTESCNQFVDAEIKLVRIQGIEPKLEIPFSWVANNLLNPEHFLHICVYLKVPQVSTMS, from the exons atgGATATGGAAGCACAGAGGTTTGTATGGGACGGAGCAATTCCTCTGCAGATTCATCTCCATGAATCCGACGTCGCCACTCTTCCTGCTCCCCCACCTGCCCTG ATCTTAGCTCCTCGGATTGGATACCTGCCATTGTTGGCCTCACTTCTAAAACCTTACTTCAGCTCTGCACTCCCTCCTCGCTTAGACACCATTTGGTTCGAGTACAAAGGCTTGCCTTTGAAATG GTATATACCAACAGGAGTTCTGTTTGATCTTCTATGTGCGGAACCAGAAAGACCTTGGAATCTCACG GTGCATTTTAGAGGATATCCGGGGAACATATTGATTCCTTGTGATGATGACGATACTGTAAAGTGGAGCTTTATTAATTCTTTGAAAGAG GCTGCATATATAATCAATGGAAACTGTAAGAATGTGATGAACATGTCTCAACCAGATCAGGTGGAGCTCTGGCGTTCAGTCTTAAATG GTAATTTGGAAGCCTACTTCCGGGTATCTTCTAAACTTAAGCTTGGAACAGTTGGGGAAGAATGGGCAGCAAAGAATTTATGCACTCCAAAATCCAGACCAAATATGGGTGAAACTGATGTTTCTGGACAAGTGAAGGCAG GTCGAGTTCCAGTTCGCTTACATGTTTGGAGTGTCAGTGAGGATTTTGATGATTTAGAAGATGCACCTCAGATTGATAGCTGGGACAAAGTCTCTTACATTAACCGGCCTGTTGAAATACCAGGAGGAGAAGGAG GTAGATGCTTCACTCTAAATGATGCAATCAAGAGCCTTTTGCCAGAGTATTTTCCTGACAAATCCTTGATCAATGAAGAATCACCGACGGTAGCTGAAGAGGATGAACAAAAGGTTTCCGCTGAAGATGCGAGGGCCGAAGAGGAAGTAGAAAAGTCAGGTGAACAAACAGAGTCTTGCAACCAGTTTGTTGATGCCGAAATCAAGCTAGTCCGTATCCAAGGTATTGAGCCGAAATTGGAGATACCGTTCTCTTGGGTCGCAAACAACCTGCTGAACCCCGAGCACTTTCTTCATATCTGTGTGTATTTGAAAGTACCACAAGTTAGTACCATGTCATAG
- the LOC126632611 gene encoding MACPF domain-containing protein At4g24290-like isoform X3, with translation MSEQFNQEISLTGKIPSGLFNSMFEFSGCWQKDAANTKTLAFDGVSITLYSVALEKSQMVLRENVKKAVPSLWDPAALARFIETFGTHIVVGVKMGGKDVIYVKQQHSSTLQPADIQKKLKDMADKRFLDANGQSGMPSEQGYKNGKVRNMSMFEIREQRLQFADTSPSSTYSHKEDIVSICKRRGGSDTRNVSHNEWLQTVQLEPDVITMSFIPITTLLNGVPGSGFLSHAINLYLRYKPPIEELHQFLEFQLPRQWAPVFSDLPLGPQRKQQSNVSLQFSLMGPKLYVNTSLVDVGKRPVTGLRLYLEGKRSNRLAIHLQHLSSLPKIFQLEDDPNGNFRRDPYDRKYYEKVQWKNFSHVCTAPVESDEDHSIVTGAQLQVENYGIKNILFLRLRFSTVFSAAIVKRPEWDGSPGLAHKSGLISTLISHHFTTVQKPPPRPADVNINSAVYPGGPPVPIQASKLRKFVDTTEMVRGPQETPGYWVVSGARLVVEKGRISLRVKYSLLTVILPDEEELEGQ, from the exons ATGTCAGAGCAGTTCAACCAGGAAATATCTTTGACTGGAAAAATACCCTCGGGTCTCTTCAATTCTATGTTTGAATTCTCAGGTTGTTGGCAGAAAGATGCAGCCAACACTAAGACCCTTGCTTTTGATGGGGTGTCCATCACTCTCTATTCTGTTGCACTAGAAAAATCTCAGATGGTACTGCGCGAGAATGTTAAAAAAGCAGTCCCATCATTGTGGGACCCTGCTGCATTAGCAAG GTTTATAGAGACATTTGGAACGCATATTGTTGTTGGTGTGAAGATGGGAGGGAAAGATGTTATATATGTGAAGCAGCAGcattcttcaactcttcaaccgGCTGATATACAGAAAAAACTAAAGGATATGGCAGATAAAAGGTTTTTAGACGCCAATGGTCAGTCTGGTATGCCTTCGGAACAAGGTTACAAGAATGGCAAGGTTCGTAACATGTCTATG TTTGAAATCAGGGAGCAGCGGTTGCAGTTTGCAGATACTAGTCCATCAAGTACTTATTCACACAAGGAG GACATTGTAAGCATTTGCAAGAGGAGAGGTGGAAGTGATACGAGAAATGTATCACATAATGAATGGTTACAAACTGTTCAGTTGGAGCCTGATGTGATCACAATGTCATTTATACCAATTACCACTCTGTTGAATGGAGTCCCTGGGAGTGGATTCTTGAGCCATGCCATAAACCTTTATTTACGAT ATAAACCACCAATTGAAGAACTCCATCAGTTTTTGGAGTTTCAGCTGCCGAGGCAATGGGCACCAGTTTTTAGTGACCTTCCCCTTGGTCCACAGCGGAAGCAACAAAGCAATGTATCTCTACAGTTTAGTTTAATGGGGCCCAAACTTTACGTGAACACCAGTCTG GTTGATGTGGGAAAGAGGCCAGTGACTGGCCTGCGACTGTATCTAGAGGGCAAAAGAAGCAACCGTTTGGCcattcacttacaacacctcTCCTCTCTTCCAAAAATCTTCCAACTCGAAGATGATCCAAATGGAAACTTTCGTCGCGATCCCTATGATCGTAAATACTATGAGAAAGTCCAGTGGAAGAACTTCTCCCATGTCTGCACTGCCCCTGTGGAGTCCGATGAGGATCATTCAATAGTAACTGGAGCCCAGTTACAGGTTGAGAATTATGGAATAAAGAATATTCTCTTCTTGAGACTCCGCTTCTCTACTGTTTTCAGCGCAGCAATTGTAAAGCGTCCTGAGTGGGATGGATCACCAGGTTTGGCTCATAAGTCCGGACTCATATCAACACTAATCAGCCATCATTTTACAACAGTTCAGAAGCCACCTCCACGGCCAGCAGATGTGAACATAAACTCTGCCGTTTACCCTGGAGGTCCTCCGGTTCCTATCCAAGCCTCAAAGCTTCGGAAATTCGTTGACACAACAGAGATGGTAAGAGGGCCACAGGAGACTCCAGGTTATTGGGTTGTCTCTGGGGCAAGGCTAGTGGTTGAGAAGGGCAGGATATCACTCCGTGTGAAATATTCTTTATTGACTGTAATTTTACCTGACGAAGAAGAGTTGGAGGGACAGTAG
- the LOC126632616 gene encoding autophagy protein 5-like isoform X1, with the protein MDMEAQRFVWDGAIPLQIHLHESDVATLPAPPPALVLNLYILAPRIGYLPLLASLLKPYFSSALPPRLDTIWFEYKGLPLKWYIPTGVLFDLLCAEPERPWNLTVHFRGYPGNILIPCDDDDTVKWSFINSLKEAAYIINGNCKNVMNMSQPDQVELWRSVLNGNLEAYFRVSSKLKLGTVGEEWAAKNLCTPKSRPNMGETDVSGQVKAGRVPVRLHVWSVSEDFDDLEDAPQIDSWDKVSYINRPVEIPGGEGGRCFTLNDAIKSLLPEYFPDKSLINEESPTVAEEDEQKVSAEDARAEEEVEKSGEQTESCNQFVDAEIKLVRIQGIEPKLEIPFSWVANNLLNPEHFLHICVYLKVPQVSTMS; encoded by the exons atgGATATGGAAGCACAGAGGTTTGTATGGGACGGAGCAATTCCTCTGCAGATTCATCTCCATGAATCCGACGTCGCCACTCTTCCTGCTCCCCCACCTGCCCTGGTACTAAACCTTTAT ATCTTAGCTCCTCGGATTGGATACCTGCCATTGTTGGCCTCACTTCTAAAACCTTACTTCAGCTCTGCACTCCCTCCTCGCTTAGACACCATTTGGTTCGAGTACAAAGGCTTGCCTTTGAAATG GTATATACCAACAGGAGTTCTGTTTGATCTTCTATGTGCGGAACCAGAAAGACCTTGGAATCTCACG GTGCATTTTAGAGGATATCCGGGGAACATATTGATTCCTTGTGATGATGACGATACTGTAAAGTGGAGCTTTATTAATTCTTTGAAAGAG GCTGCATATATAATCAATGGAAACTGTAAGAATGTGATGAACATGTCTCAACCAGATCAGGTGGAGCTCTGGCGTTCAGTCTTAAATG GTAATTTGGAAGCCTACTTCCGGGTATCTTCTAAACTTAAGCTTGGAACAGTTGGGGAAGAATGGGCAGCAAAGAATTTATGCACTCCAAAATCCAGACCAAATATGGGTGAAACTGATGTTTCTGGACAAGTGAAGGCAG GTCGAGTTCCAGTTCGCTTACATGTTTGGAGTGTCAGTGAGGATTTTGATGATTTAGAAGATGCACCTCAGATTGATAGCTGGGACAAAGTCTCTTACATTAACCGGCCTGTTGAAATACCAGGAGGAGAAGGAG GTAGATGCTTCACTCTAAATGATGCAATCAAGAGCCTTTTGCCAGAGTATTTTCCTGACAAATCCTTGATCAATGAAGAATCACCGACGGTAGCTGAAGAGGATGAACAAAAGGTTTCCGCTGAAGATGCGAGGGCCGAAGAGGAAGTAGAAAAGTCAGGTGAACAAACAGAGTCTTGCAACCAGTTTGTTGATGCCGAAATCAAGCTAGTCCGTATCCAAGGTATTGAGCCGAAATTGGAGATACCGTTCTCTTGGGTCGCAAACAACCTGCTGAACCCCGAGCACTTTCTTCATATCTGTGTGTATTTGAAAGTACCACAAGTTAGTACCATGTCATAG
- the LOC126632611 gene encoding MACPF domain-containing protein At4g24290-like isoform X2 — protein MALKAPATEAAEIAVASIGRGYDISIDLRLKYCKGESHTARLIEIDDDDGGREVVLPGGITIPNVPKSIKCDKGERTRFRSDVISFQQMSEQFNQEISLTGKIPSGLFNSMFEFSGCWQKDAANTKTLAFDGVSITLYSVALEKSQMVLRENVKKAVPSLWDPAALARFIETFGTHIVVGVKMGGKDVIYVKQQHSSTLQPADIQKKLKDMADKRFLDANGQSGMPSEQGYKNGKFEIREQRLQFADTSPSSTYSHKEDIVSICKRRGGSDTRNVSHNEWLQTVQLEPDVITMSFIPITTLLNGVPGSGFLSHAINLYLRYKPPIEELHQFLEFQLPRQWAPVFSDLPLGPQRKQQSNVSLQFSLMGPKLYVNTSLVDVGKRPVTGLRLYLEGKRSNRLAIHLQHLSSLPKIFQLEDDPNGNFRRDPYDRKYYEKVQWKNFSHVCTAPVESDEDHSIVTGAQLQVENYGIKNILFLRLRFSTVFSAAIVKRPEWDGSPGLAHKSGLISTLISHHFTTVQKPPPRPADVNINSAVYPGGPPVPIQASKLRKFVDTTEMVRGPQETPGYWVVSGARLVVEKGRISLRVKYSLLTVILPDEEELEGQ, from the exons ATGGCGCTTAAGGCTCCGGCTACGGAAGCTGCTGAAATTGCAGTTGCATCGATTGGGCGTGGATACGATATATCCATTGATTTACGGCTCAAGTACTGTAAAGGGGAGTCTCACACTGCTCGATTGATTGAAATCGATGACGACGATGGAGGTCGCGAGGTTGTTCTTCCGGGTGGGATTACCATCCCAAATGTTCCCAAATCGATTAAATGCGATAAAGGAGAGCGCACACGATTCAGGTCCGATGTTATCTCTTTCCAACAG ATGTCAGAGCAGTTCAACCAGGAAATATCTTTGACTGGAAAAATACCCTCGGGTCTCTTCAATTCTATGTTTGAATTCTCAGGTTGTTGGCAGAAAGATGCAGCCAACACTAAGACCCTTGCTTTTGATGGGGTGTCCATCACTCTCTATTCTGTTGCACTAGAAAAATCTCAGATGGTACTGCGCGAGAATGTTAAAAAAGCAGTCCCATCATTGTGGGACCCTGCTGCATTAGCAAG GTTTATAGAGACATTTGGAACGCATATTGTTGTTGGTGTGAAGATGGGAGGGAAAGATGTTATATATGTGAAGCAGCAGcattcttcaactcttcaaccgGCTGATATACAGAAAAAACTAAAGGATATGGCAGATAAAAGGTTTTTAGACGCCAATGGTCAGTCTGGTATGCCTTCGGAACAAGGTTACAAGAATGGCAAG TTTGAAATCAGGGAGCAGCGGTTGCAGTTTGCAGATACTAGTCCATCAAGTACTTATTCACACAAGGAG GACATTGTAAGCATTTGCAAGAGGAGAGGTGGAAGTGATACGAGAAATGTATCACATAATGAATGGTTACAAACTGTTCAGTTGGAGCCTGATGTGATCACAATGTCATTTATACCAATTACCACTCTGTTGAATGGAGTCCCTGGGAGTGGATTCTTGAGCCATGCCATAAACCTTTATTTACGAT ATAAACCACCAATTGAAGAACTCCATCAGTTTTTGGAGTTTCAGCTGCCGAGGCAATGGGCACCAGTTTTTAGTGACCTTCCCCTTGGTCCACAGCGGAAGCAACAAAGCAATGTATCTCTACAGTTTAGTTTAATGGGGCCCAAACTTTACGTGAACACCAGTCTG GTTGATGTGGGAAAGAGGCCAGTGACTGGCCTGCGACTGTATCTAGAGGGCAAAAGAAGCAACCGTTTGGCcattcacttacaacacctcTCCTCTCTTCCAAAAATCTTCCAACTCGAAGATGATCCAAATGGAAACTTTCGTCGCGATCCCTATGATCGTAAATACTATGAGAAAGTCCAGTGGAAGAACTTCTCCCATGTCTGCACTGCCCCTGTGGAGTCCGATGAGGATCATTCAATAGTAACTGGAGCCCAGTTACAGGTTGAGAATTATGGAATAAAGAATATTCTCTTCTTGAGACTCCGCTTCTCTACTGTTTTCAGCGCAGCAATTGTAAAGCGTCCTGAGTGGGATGGATCACCAGGTTTGGCTCATAAGTCCGGACTCATATCAACACTAATCAGCCATCATTTTACAACAGTTCAGAAGCCACCTCCACGGCCAGCAGATGTGAACATAAACTCTGCCGTTTACCCTGGAGGTCCTCCGGTTCCTATCCAAGCCTCAAAGCTTCGGAAATTCGTTGACACAACAGAGATGGTAAGAGGGCCACAGGAGACTCCAGGTTATTGGGTTGTCTCTGGGGCAAGGCTAGTGGTTGAGAAGGGCAGGATATCACTCCGTGTGAAATATTCTTTATTGACTGTAATTTTACCTGACGAAGAAGAGTTGGAGGGACAGTAG
- the LOC126632618 gene encoding uncharacterized protein LOC126632618 has product MGGYSKIKTMGTSSSRRSQNSRSIDFSDLQSFAETQISTPENPTSSKVQEKTNLDLQQEKKNNTTHDSSEEDGQIKGNGGERFGTHVVLKRNSSVSSSSAAASSGGLGLGFQSAVKGAFSSMKRSSSVSERYCRIHDQSATTTFMTSSIDGDEEDEDEDHQATRSIKKKHKGGKILKVCKRFFGM; this is encoded by the coding sequence atgggtGGATATTCCAAGATTAAAACCATGGGTACTAGTAGTAGTCGTCGCTCCCAAAACTCAAGATCCATAGACTTTTCAGATCTCCAATCATTTGCCGAAACGCAGATATCTACCCCAGAAAACCCCACCTCCTCAAAAGTTCAAGAAAAAACCAATCTCGATCTGCAGCAGGAGAAGAAAAACAACACAACCCATGATTCTTCTGAGGAAGATGGTCAGATCAAAGGCAATGGTGGAGAGAGGTTTGGCACTCACGTGGTGCTGAAGAGGAATAGCTCagtctcttcttcttctgctgctgCTTCATCTGgtggtttagggttagggtttcaaTCAGCAGTGAAAGGAGCATTCTCATCCATGAAAAGATCTTCTTCTGTGTCAGAGAGGTATTGCAGGATCCATGACCAGTCTGCAACTACAACTTTCATGACATCTTCCATTGATGGtgatgaggaagatgaagatgaagatcatCAAGCAACAAGATCTATCAAGAAAAAGCACAAGGGAGGCAAGATCCTTAAAGTATGTAAGCGCTTTTTTGGAATGTAG